TCAAACATGGGATTCATAGAAGCAAGCTTCATTGAGAGGAACTGGACATGTCACATGAACAGTAGTTTCAGATGGATAAAATTCAGTgagaaattaataagataataatCATATTGAATGAAGGACAACAAGTACCTCAACTTGGTTCTGTAAGGACTGTACATAGTTGATAATCTCATCCAGCATTAGGGCTTTTCCACTGACCTACTCATCAAAACCATCAACAAATTTTCAACATAATTAAAAAGAAGTTCATTAATTCACCAAAGAAACAAGCATGTATAGAAAAAGAAGCGCATTTAGATTGGGAATCCTCACCCCGTCACAGCCAGGAACAAGGCTTTGCAGCATCTTCATCCTCTTATTGATCTTCTCTCTTCTTACCTACAAACACATCCATGACATGACATATACAACTTATGTAAGTAAaaggatttttgaaaataagtACCTTCTCTTTTTCCAAAAcaccacaaaagaaaaaaaaaagaaaaaaaaaaaaaagaagggagagTGAGTaaaagagaggggaagagaaaaAATACCCTCTCAGCAAGGCTATGGCTATCTGTGGCCTGTCCTCTCCTTGCCCTCACATGAATGTACCCCTCATGTGGCTCCCCACAAACCTCTTTGTGCTTTATCTCATCACCTTTTGGCTTCTTCTCCTCTACTTTCTTCAAACCACCATTGGGTCTCTTCTGTTTCTTGGTCTTGCTTTCCATTGCATCCTATTTATTTACACCAAACAAGACCCAACTTGTTAAAAAAGTACTTCTACTAATGCAACTAGtgtgtgtgtctatatatatatatatatatatgtgcttgATCCTACATTGGATAATGGAGCTAAACACAAGGAAGTGCTATCTCTGTTCTTTCTCCTCTTCCCAGAGGGGCTTCCTGGGTCAGTGATCACTGCTGAATGACTCATCTGAGTCCCAGCTGAAGAAGCATTTCTCACAGTGTCAAGAGAGCTGCTACTCTCATAGGCTCTAGCAGTGCTGTCACTGTTGTTTGAGAACTCTGGAATGGCTTCTGACAAGTAGCAGTAAGGGAAGCAGTAGGAGGTTTCATTGCTCATCTCCCCAAGCTGTTGTGGAGGAAAGTTCTTCTCCATGAAGCTGTTTGGGAGGTTGGAAGGGCTCAGGAGGGAAGCTTGGTGGTGTTGGTTTGAGAAGAGTTCCATATGTCAATTGTTGGGAGGTGATCAGAAATGTATTCAGAAGCTTAAATGAGAGAAGTAGATAAATTGCACAAGTGCATCAAGCAGTTAGGTGGAGCTCTGAAGCAGGTATCTATCCTGGGTTATATAGAactaatgagagagagagagagagagagagagagagagagagagagagagaggtgcatataaaatttttgtgcAATTTGACTGGTcttatcatctctctctctctcttgttatTAATGTAGGCCGCATTAGGCAAAGCTGCATGCCTATTACAAACCCAGAGAAACTGTTTGATGGATGTTTCATTTCTCTAGTCCATTACACCTATGGTTTGTGTCAACACCACTACTACATTGCTATATAGGTGCACATGACTTatgaaattgaaaaatattacCACCTCACATAaagttaaagttaaaaaaaaaaaaatgctatatgTGCATCTAGATGTGTACATCTATATATAGGGGCATACTCACTCATTTTAGGATCCACATcactttttaaagtttttagtatttttaaaaaagtaacaaGACTAgtaaataaagtatatatataaagttttggATGAGTGacgtataaaatttacacatgTTCAACAAGTGTACAAATAGTTTTGCTCTACagttaaataattttatcaagtgtgcaaaaaattataaattaacttCACCAAGATGTAAAGCGGCATCCCGAAAGGTGAGGAGGTACATCACTTTCGTAGTCCTAGATTCCTAGTATCATCTAATAAAACTATACTTACTTTTCCAGAAGATATTATTGGGTTTTACTCTTTTTGATTGCAAGTTGTTCAACTTAAGCTTCCACACATGTTTAAATCATTTGCCAATCAATCCAAAAGAGATCACGATCAAAAGTAGAGACATGCATCTAATCCAATATAGACAACCTAACAACCACGACACTTGCCAGGAATTTGCACGGATAAGACACTTATATAAGGACCACTTcaaagaaaagaccaaaaaaagaagaaaaaaaaaagaaaaaaaaaaaaagagagaacttTAAATTCCCAAGAGTAGGCATTCAAGGAGGCAAGCAATTAGGAATTGTAATAaaaggaagggaaaaaaaaaaacactttataTCTCCTGCTTAGTACACACAGGTAAACAAAGCAAAAACTGATAGAGCTAACAAATTAAGTTCTTATCGGACTACTCTTTATGCAACAATTAAAAGCTTAATTACAAATGTGTCCCAAAAGCACGGCTGCAGTAAAATTCAGATTCATgaacatatttattattaattccAAGGACCATTTTAAAATCCCGAAGAAGAAGGCAAGAATCGCGCAAATTTCGCACTTGCGCTGCAGCTGGTGTGTCTA
The nucleotide sequence above comes from Ananas comosus cultivar F153 linkage group 17, ASM154086v1, whole genome shotgun sequence. Encoded proteins:
- the LOC109722826 gene encoding transcription factor bHLH137-like, with the protein product MELFSNQHHQASLLSPSNLPNSFMEKNFPPQQLGEMSNETSYCFPYCYLSEAIPEFSNNSDSTARAYESSSSLDTVRNASSAGTQMSHSAVITDPGSPSGKRRKNRDSTSLCLAPLSNDAMESKTKKQKRPNGGLKKVEEKKPKGDEIKHKEVCGEPHEGYIHVRARRGQATDSHSLAERVRREKINKRMKMLQSLVPGCDGVSGKALMLDEIINYVQSLQNQVEFLSMKLASMNPMFDEFGVDFECLMNHPESMPHEQVPTVDQTNHSQATPSEATTVNYQMVDNSTPILQHGQGPTYFPQDGGNPMMQVGGHDQGCLNPLGFYSICSFQ